The following are encoded together in the Iodobacter fluviatilis genome:
- a CDS encoding xanthine dehydrogenase family protein molybdopterin-binding subunit has protein sequence MDPLNMSRRGFLKTSVAAGVSVYVASFGSKAYAALFEEKILQPIQWNTQEGLAKFRIDGLAKVSGAKIFARDIRAKDMPNWPKEQSHALLLRTTQADRSYEGFDLTILGDDLKPDRIVTAEDLARDGVKFPPFYGDDMLLPKGKTAAYLGHVVAILIFHDFAKFRFAHNKLQFRDDVIRYGAVTGPLERNPWASWRFVRVGGATPFSDDTFSSLKDAPIFPSMMRKRLPVWPDGKDHGNVGEQGIFYANKIKQELDTPPADWLVFEREYQTQSSDLAALEPENANCWYDPIKQEMHMVLAVQGPMEVSVEAAEMIAHSRFPLKNLFVHPCYTVGYGSKDHVNTPFYGLVCALYGDGKPVRLAYDRFEHFQAALKRHAIKINYRIAVNKQTGLLQSFRADFSGDGGGRVNFTPTIMMVAATACQSIYYFPKNDFTAVGHASRAIDAGSARGYGTLQSMSATEMAVDEIAEKLAIDPIEFRLKNVLKSGMKNTQGAVPGGAVRADEILEKAKVHPLWLNRVKKKAEFEAAHLGQRYGVGFACVQKDFGSGAESSLAKVEISSAGKISLHHTGTEIGTGMSTSQAIAVAKWLGLPADEIRTSVLEWDDLPVISSGNPYIMNQAEQDKLSANPRWSPAYASPASATNSAYYYTHSTQEAARVVFTQGLWPAAMAIWRQGLGGGQANPMVVRMEDARWVNGKLSAGGMQALPLQQLAQKAHELGLVTGAAVHVFNRWQWAEADFVLQGKTTRLPIDALSLHYGDGADSATKAKMTTKGAYHVLDRSKVYLPTTQMNNASVTYYSAVGTLVELVIHEASGKVELLSHHSIMECGNQISPQLVSGQLQGGLAQGIGHALYEYLPLYEEGPGNGTWNFNRYKIPRSRDVAVWKQTCDILPPISATDPNKGIAEVVMIPVVAAIVNGIAHAIGHRFTDLPVTPEKIQKVLA, from the coding sequence ATGGATCCACTTAATATGTCACGTCGCGGCTTTCTGAAAACCAGTGTAGCGGCTGGGGTTTCGGTATATGTCGCGTCGTTTGGCAGCAAAGCCTACGCCGCTTTATTTGAAGAAAAAATTCTGCAGCCAATACAATGGAACACGCAGGAAGGCCTGGCAAAATTCCGGATTGACGGCCTGGCCAAGGTATCGGGAGCCAAAATATTTGCACGCGATATTCGCGCCAAAGACATGCCAAACTGGCCAAAAGAACAGTCGCACGCTCTGCTATTACGCACCACGCAAGCCGATCGATCATACGAAGGCTTTGACCTTACAATACTCGGCGACGATCTCAAACCAGATCGAATTGTAACGGCTGAAGATTTAGCTCGCGATGGCGTGAAATTCCCTCCGTTTTATGGCGACGATATGCTGTTGCCTAAGGGAAAAACGGCAGCGTATCTTGGCCATGTTGTGGCCATTCTGATTTTTCATGACTTTGCCAAATTCCGTTTTGCGCATAACAAACTACAATTTCGCGATGATGTGATTCGTTACGGAGCCGTAACTGGCCCGCTAGAGCGCAACCCTTGGGCTTCGTGGCGCTTTGTACGTGTTGGCGGCGCAACTCCGTTTTCCGACGATACGTTTTCTAGCCTGAAAGACGCGCCTATTTTCCCAAGCATGATGCGTAAACGCCTACCCGTTTGGCCCGATGGCAAAGACCATGGCAATGTCGGCGAACAAGGTATTTTTTATGCCAATAAAATCAAACAAGAACTCGATACGCCGCCCGCCGACTGGCTGGTCTTCGAGCGTGAATACCAAACACAATCGAGTGATTTAGCCGCTCTCGAGCCAGAAAATGCCAATTGCTGGTACGACCCCATCAAGCAAGAAATGCATATGGTGTTGGCGGTGCAAGGCCCGATGGAAGTGTCCGTAGAGGCTGCTGAAATGATTGCGCATAGCCGCTTTCCGCTCAAAAACCTCTTTGTCCACCCCTGCTACACGGTTGGCTATGGATCGAAAGATCATGTCAACACGCCTTTTTATGGCCTCGTCTGTGCGCTATACGGTGATGGTAAACCCGTTCGACTCGCCTATGATCGCTTTGAGCATTTTCAAGCGGCACTAAAACGTCATGCCATCAAAATAAATTATCGCATTGCCGTCAATAAGCAAACCGGTCTACTGCAATCGTTTCGAGCGGATTTTTCTGGCGATGGCGGAGGTCGAGTCAACTTCACGCCAACCATCATGATGGTCGCGGCTACTGCTTGCCAGTCTATTTATTACTTTCCAAAAAATGACTTCACCGCCGTCGGCCATGCTTCGCGTGCCATCGATGCCGGTTCAGCACGCGGCTACGGAACCTTGCAATCGATGTCCGCCACCGAGATGGCGGTAGACGAAATTGCCGAAAAACTAGCCATTGATCCCATTGAATTTCGTTTAAAGAATGTCCTTAAATCAGGGATGAAAAACACACAGGGGGCCGTTCCGGGCGGCGCAGTGCGTGCTGATGAAATTCTAGAAAAAGCCAAAGTCCATCCGCTGTGGCTCAATCGCGTCAAGAAAAAAGCAGAATTTGAAGCCGCTCACCTTGGTCAGCGTTATGGGGTCGGCTTTGCCTGCGTACAAAAAGACTTTGGCTCCGGCGCTGAATCCTCGCTGGCAAAGGTTGAAATCAGCTCCGCAGGTAAAATTAGCCTGCACCACACCGGCACCGAAATTGGCACCGGCATGAGCACCTCGCAAGCCATTGCGGTCGCTAAATGGCTGGGGCTGCCCGCCGATGAAATTCGCACTTCGGTACTCGAATGGGATGATCTTCCTGTCATCAGCTCGGGTAACCCCTACATCATGAATCAGGCTGAGCAAGATAAACTCTCGGCCAATCCGCGCTGGTCACCCGCTTACGCATCCCCCGCCAGTGCAACCAATTCGGCGTATTACTACACCCATAGTACGCAAGAAGCAGCGCGCGTCGTCTTTACCCAAGGCCTGTGGCCCGCCGCAATGGCAATCTGGCGCCAAGGTCTTGGCGGTGGTCAGGCTAATCCGATGGTTGTTCGCATGGAAGATGCACGTTGGGTCAACGGCAAGCTTTCCGCCGGTGGTATGCAAGCCCTGCCACTACAACAATTGGCACAAAAAGCCCACGAGCTAGGCTTGGTCACTGGCGCTGCGGTGCATGTTTTCAACCGCTGGCAATGGGCCGAAGCCGATTTTGTATTGCAAGGCAAAACCACGCGCCTGCCGATTGATGCTCTTTCGCTGCATTATGGCGACGGTGCCGATTCGGCGACAAAAGCCAAAATGACGACCAAGGGTGCTTACCACGTTTTGGATCGCAGCAAAGTCTATTTACCCACGACACAAATGAATAACGCCTCGGTAACTTACTACAGCGCCGTGGGCACGCTGGTTGAATTGGTGATTCATGAAGCAAGCGGCAAAGTGGAGCTGCTGTCGCATCATTCCATTATGGAATGTGGCAATCAAATTTCGCCACAACTGGTGTCGGGCCAACTACAAGGCGGCTTGGCGCAAGGCATTGGTCATGCCCTGTACGAGTACTTGCCTCTGTACGAAGAGGGCCCCGGTAACGGCACTTGGAACTTCAATCGTTATAAAATACCGCGCTCACGTGACGTCGCCGTGTGGAAGCAAACTTGCGACATTCTCCCGCCGATTAGTGCAACCGACCCCAACAAAGGCATCGCCGAAGTGGTCATGATCCCCGTTGTTGCCGCCATTGTGAATGGTATCGCACACGCCATCGGCCATCGTTTTACTGACTTACCCGTCACACCAGAAAAAATTCAAAAGGTCTTAGCATGA
- a CDS encoding nuclease-related domain-containing protein: MLKQGVLGEQNSEYEINFYLKDSTKWAVIHDLRIEHNGRVAQIDHLLINRFLEIYVIETKNFSADLQINELGEFTAWYNKKPIGIPSPLAQNDKHIEVLKALCKTLPLPTRLGLTLMPSFTSVVMVSNKQRITRPQKLDTKNIIKAEQILEWLTKTNVDNASIGTVFGSLAKMVSPETVMEIAELFTRHHRPLKPDFKAKFGIKAPTEVPVVQKPEVQAPAPQPEVVTAAITAEETTKLTSSKLAAKLGLKNTQELIDQLLEKGFVEIVDGKTKITDQGKVAGGEAKFSPRFGAYFIWPEGLIG; encoded by the coding sequence ATGCTCAAGCAGGGTGTGCTGGGTGAGCAGAATAGCGAATATGAAATTAATTTTTATCTGAAAGACTCAACAAAATGGGCAGTGATTCACGACCTGCGCATTGAACACAATGGCCGAGTGGCACAAATTGATCATTTATTGATTAATCGCTTTCTGGAAATCTATGTTATAGAAACCAAAAATTTTAGTGCAGATTTGCAAATCAATGAGTTGGGCGAATTTACGGCTTGGTATAACAAAAAGCCCATTGGCATCCCCAGCCCGCTGGCACAAAATGACAAACACATTGAAGTACTAAAAGCACTCTGCAAAACCCTGCCCTTACCTACCCGCCTTGGCCTTACCTTAATGCCAAGCTTTACCAGCGTGGTAATGGTCAGCAATAAGCAGCGTATTACCCGCCCCCAAAAATTAGATACCAAAAACATTATTAAAGCAGAGCAAATTCTGGAATGGTTAACTAAGACAAATGTTGATAATGCAAGTATTGGAACTGTTTTTGGTAGCTTAGCCAAGATGGTTAGCCCTGAAACAGTAATGGAAATTGCCGAGCTATTTACCAGACACCACCGCCCTTTAAAGCCCGATTTCAAAGCAAAATTTGGAATCAAAGCGCCCACTGAGGTTCCCGTCGTTCAAAAGCCTGAAGTGCAAGCGCCTGCACCGCAGCCAGAAGTGGTGACGGCAGCTATTACAGCAGAAGAAACAACCAAGCTCACTAGCTCCAAATTAGCCGCAAAACTTGGCCTTAAGAATACTCAGGAATTAATTGATCAATTGCTTGAGAAGGGATTTGTAGAAATTGTCGATGGCAAAACAAAAATTACTGATCAAGGGAAAGTAGCGGGTGGCGAGGCCAAATTCAGCCCTAGATTTGGGGCATATTTTATTTGGCCTGAGGGTTTGATTGGTTAG
- a CDS encoding sugar O-acetyltransferase, whose product MKEADKMRAGQHYDPSDKELIKMRAAARLLTEKFNQTSIIKLKKRTRILKSLLGECGKNAYIEPSFNCDYGSNIYIGKNFFANFGLVILDVAEVRIGNNCFIAPQVGIYTATHPIDEQERNQRICYAKPIYIGDSCWIGGHATINPGVTLGNNVIVASGAVVTKSFGNNVIIAGNPAKIIRQIG is encoded by the coding sequence ATGAAGGAAGCAGATAAAATGCGGGCTGGCCAGCATTACGATCCATCTGATAAAGAGCTTATCAAAATGCGTGCGGCGGCGCGTTTATTGACCGAAAAATTTAATCAGACGTCTATTATTAAATTAAAAAAACGCACACGCATTCTAAAATCGTTGCTGGGTGAATGTGGCAAAAATGCTTATATAGAGCCAAGCTTTAATTGTGATTACGGCAGCAATATTTATATTGGTAAAAACTTCTTTGCTAATTTTGGTTTAGTTATTCTAGATGTAGCCGAAGTGCGAATTGGCAACAATTGCTTTATTGCCCCACAGGTCGGTATTTATACCGCCACTCACCCAATTGACGAGCAAGAGAGAAACCAGCGTATCTGCTATGCAAAGCCTATTTATATTGGTGATAGCTGCTGGATAGGCGGGCATGCCACCATTAACCCCGGTGTTACTTTAGGCAATAATGTCATTGTGGCTTCGGGTGCAGTGGTCACTAAGTCTTTTGGCAATAACGTGATTATTGCGGGCAATCCGGCCAAGATTATCCGGCAAATAGGATAA
- a CDS encoding Pls/PosA family non-ribosomal peptide synthetase → MILRGPYLPELLRAETLADLLESTAQRIPDHPAIYWQNEVLSYSQLNQRADLAAHHLIHFGVKAGQMVGLCLPRGAELLVMQAAIAKAGAAWLPFEADTPVERMQVCLEDAAAVVLIAEGDLSAAGVAVLSAAQLSAPVAGVLLRREGLLPSHPAYVIYTSGSTGKPKGVPISQGSICHFLRSENSVLGVRQDDKVYQGFSVAFDMSFEEIWISYLVGASLWLAPKILTGDPDALPAVLNQEKVTVLHAVPTLLALFSQEVPSLRIINLGGEMCPESLVERWATPERQVFNTYGPTECTVSASLAQLRRGQPVTIGKPLPNYGLLVRSEDGRLLPQGETGELCIIGPGVADGYLGRPDLTAEKFFDNPFSNLEEFPHERRLYRTGDLARIDEAGQVQCLGRTDDQVKVRGFRVELGEIEASLCQIAGVGTAAVLLRELAGIDQLVAFVVADGVDAALLRSELKRSLPPYMIPARFEFMSELPRLTSGKIDRKTLKARELILPTGKNMESDEPVSDAEKALFAALATLFPGQPLRLVGDFFGELGGHSLLAARLVSILRRNPAYGGMTVQEIYQSRTLQTIATRLDALALSQPEITQAEPIRRVPFIRRLLCGSAQLATLPFLIGLRMLLWLAPFFTYHFMTGDEGDSLAVAVATAILVYLGSLLFSFAIAICGKWLILGRLAAGRYRLYGFTYFRWWLSDRLLDITPLYFLTGSPLQSLYLRALGAKVGKNVALSALTVRVFDLLSIDDGASVGASVNFENFRVVGDSWEVGPIHVGKDAYIGSYAVMQSDTSVADFGRLEGLSALSVGQKIAASEVWSGSPARKSNELIPAVPTRPVRNSALRGLHGLAYAGGSALVAILFFVPVFPSFLLIDWLDAHWFDLTEQGVALPEAFMFYLMLALPASAVLIVLTLLGSAAVRWMLLPRNPLGSWPVFGPMYYRRWLTNQIQESSLNILHGLYASVYAGWWYRLLGAKVGRGTEISNAIGVVPDLLTLGEDSFIADAVMLGDEDIDRGWMTLRPTVVGNRSFVGNGAYVPDGSIIPDDVLIGVQSRSPANERMQPGQTWLGSPALSLPRREQVSGFADSLTFRPSLARRLARGAVEALRTVMPLAVIITVGYLTVLKVMPFAEREDFHGVFWALMMAGVLYGVGSFIFIVALKWLMIGRYRRNEAPMWTSFVWRSEALTSLYESIAVPNFFNFLRGTPWLPMAFRCMGCKIGSGVFMDTTDITEFDCVSIGDDTVMHAWSGPQTHLFEDRIMKIGHVEIGRGVSVGTRSTILYDAIVGNGARLGPLTLVVKGETIPEGQAWTGSPAVPWHTCRS, encoded by the coding sequence ATGATTCTTCGTGGCCCTTATCTTCCTGAACTTTTGCGTGCAGAAACGCTTGCTGATTTGCTAGAAAGTACTGCTCAGCGTATTCCTGATCACCCTGCTATTTATTGGCAAAACGAGGTATTGAGCTACAGCCAGCTGAACCAGCGTGCCGATCTAGCCGCGCATCATTTAATTCACTTTGGCGTAAAAGCGGGGCAGATGGTTGGCCTGTGCCTGCCGCGTGGTGCTGAGCTACTCGTAATGCAGGCAGCGATTGCTAAGGCGGGTGCGGCTTGGCTGCCGTTTGAGGCAGATACCCCGGTAGAGCGCATGCAGGTTTGCCTAGAAGACGCAGCGGCGGTGGTGCTGATTGCTGAGGGCGATTTAAGCGCTGCGGGTGTAGCCGTATTAAGCGCCGCGCAATTATCTGCACCGGTGGCGGGCGTTTTGTTGCGCCGTGAAGGCTTACTGCCTAGCCATCCTGCTTACGTGATTTACACATCCGGATCAACCGGCAAGCCTAAGGGCGTGCCGATTAGTCAGGGCAGTATTTGCCACTTCTTGCGCAGCGAAAACTCAGTGTTGGGTGTGCGTCAGGATGATAAGGTTTATCAGGGCTTCTCGGTGGCCTTTGATATGTCGTTTGAAGAAATCTGGATCAGCTATTTGGTAGGCGCTTCCCTTTGGTTAGCACCTAAAATCCTGACAGGCGATCCAGATGCTTTGCCTGCAGTATTAAATCAAGAAAAAGTTACCGTGCTGCACGCCGTGCCGACCTTGCTGGCGCTATTTAGCCAAGAAGTACCCAGCTTACGGATTATTAATCTGGGCGGCGAAATGTGCCCAGAATCTTTAGTAGAGCGCTGGGCCACGCCAGAGCGACAAGTGTTTAATACTTACGGCCCAACTGAATGTACGGTATCGGCCAGCCTGGCCCAATTACGCCGTGGCCAGCCAGTAACCATCGGCAAGCCGCTGCCCAATTACGGCCTCTTGGTGCGCAGCGAAGATGGCCGCTTGCTGCCACAGGGTGAAACCGGCGAGCTGTGTATTATTGGCCCCGGCGTGGCGGATGGTTATTTGGGCCGACCTGATTTAACCGCTGAAAAATTCTTCGATAATCCCTTTTCAAATCTCGAAGAATTCCCGCATGAGCGGCGTTTATATCGCACTGGCGATTTAGCGCGTATCGATGAAGCAGGCCAAGTTCAATGCTTAGGCCGCACCGATGATCAAGTGAAAGTGCGCGGGTTTCGGGTAGAGCTGGGCGAAATTGAAGCCTCCCTTTGCCAGATTGCCGGTGTTGGCACGGCGGCAGTGCTGCTGCGCGAGCTGGCAGGCATCGATCAGCTGGTGGCGTTTGTGGTGGCAGATGGTGTGGATGCGGCTCTTTTAAGAAGCGAGCTAAAACGCAGCCTACCGCCTTATATGATCCCAGCCCGCTTTGAGTTTATGAGCGAATTGCCAAGGCTGACTTCAGGAAAAATCGACAGGAAAACCCTTAAAGCACGCGAGCTGATTCTGCCAACTGGCAAAAATATGGAAAGCGATGAGCCCGTAAGCGATGCAGAAAAAGCCTTGTTTGCAGCACTGGCCACGCTATTCCCCGGCCAGCCTTTACGCCTAGTGGGTGATTTTTTTGGTGAGCTGGGCGGGCATTCCTTACTGGCGGCGCGATTGGTCTCTATATTGCGGCGCAATCCAGCTTATGGCGGCATGACGGTGCAGGAGATTTATCAAAGCCGCACCTTACAAACGATTGCTACTCGGCTAGATGCTCTAGCACTAAGCCAGCCAGAAATCACGCAGGCAGAGCCAATACGCCGTGTGCCATTCATTAGGCGGCTGCTGTGCGGCAGTGCCCAGCTGGCTACGCTGCCGTTTTTAATTGGCCTGAGAATGTTGCTGTGGTTAGCGCCGTTTTTTACTTACCACTTTATGACCGGTGATGAGGGCGATAGCTTAGCTGTGGCGGTTGCTACGGCCATTTTGGTATATCTGGGCAGCCTATTATTTAGTTTTGCGATTGCTATCTGCGGTAAGTGGCTGATTTTAGGGCGGCTGGCGGCAGGGCGCTATCGGCTGTATGGCTTTACTTATTTCCGCTGGTGGCTAAGCGATCGCTTGCTGGATATTACTCCATTGTATTTTCTGACCGGCTCGCCTTTGCAATCGCTGTATTTGCGTGCGCTGGGGGCAAAGGTTGGCAAAAACGTGGCGCTATCGGCGCTTACCGTGCGGGTGTTTGATTTACTCAGTATTGACGACGGCGCAAGCGTGGGGGCATCGGTCAATTTTGAAAACTTCAGAGTGGTGGGCGATAGCTGGGAAGTGGGGCCAATCCATGTGGGCAAGGATGCCTATATCGGCTCTTATGCCGTGATGCAATCGGACACCAGCGTGGCCGATTTCGGGCGGCTAGAAGGCTTATCTGCCTTATCAGTTGGGCAAAAAATTGCCGCCAGCGAAGTGTGGAGCGGCTCTCCAGCGCGTAAAAGCAATGAGCTGATCCCAGCTGTGCCCACCCGCCCAGTGCGTAATTCTGCCTTGCGTGGCTTGCATGGTTTGGCCTATGCAGGCGGATCGGCCTTGGTTGCCATCTTATTTTTTGTGCCGGTCTTTCCCAGCTTTTTACTGATCGATTGGCTAGATGCGCATTGGTTTGATCTCACCGAGCAGGGCGTGGCGCTGCCTGAAGCGTTTATGTTTTATCTGATGCTGGCACTGCCTGCCAGTGCGGTACTGATTGTGCTGACTCTGCTCGGCTCTGCTGCGGTGCGTTGGATGCTGCTGCCGCGTAATCCGCTAGGAAGCTGGCCGGTGTTTGGACCTATGTATTATCGCCGCTGGCTGACCAATCAGATTCAGGAATCCAGCCTAAATATTCTGCATGGCCTGTATGCATCGGTGTATGCAGGCTGGTGGTATCGCCTGCTGGGTGCAAAAGTGGGCCGTGGCACAGAAATATCCAACGCCATTGGCGTCGTGCCCGATCTACTTACGCTGGGCGAAGATAGCTTTATTGCCGATGCCGTTATGCTGGGGGATGAAGACATTGATCGCGGCTGGATGACGCTGCGCCCAACCGTGGTGGGCAATCGCAGCTTTGTGGGCAATGGTGCTTATGTGCCCGATGGCAGTATTATTCCTGACGATGTGCTGATAGGTGTGCAAAGCCGCTCGCCCGCTAATGAGCGGATGCAGCCCGGCCAAACTTGGTTAGGTAGCCCAGCGTTGTCATTACCACGGCGGGAGCAAGTCAGCGGCTTTGCCGATAGCCTCACCTTTCGGCCAAGCTTGGCGCGTCGCTTAGCCCGTGGTGCGGTAGAAGCCTTACGCACCGTGATGCCGCTGGCGGTGATCATTACCGTAGGCTATCTCACCGTATTAAAAGTCATGCCCTTTGCCGAGCGGGAAGATTTTCATGGCGTATTTTGGGCGCTGATGATGGCCGGTGTTTTATACGGGGTGGGCTCATTCATCTTTATTGTGGCGCTGAAATGGCTAATGATAGGCCGCTATCGCCGGAATGAAGCCCCAATGTGGACTTCCTTTGTATGGCGCAGCGAAGCGCTAACCAGCCTTTACGAATCCATCGCCGTGCCCAACTTTTTTAACTTTTTACGCGGCACCCCGTGGCTACCTATGGCATTTCGCTGCATGGGCTGCAAGATTGGTAGTGGCGTATTTATGGATACCACCGACATCACAGAGTTCGATTGCGTCAGCATCGGCGACGATACGGTGATGCACGCATGGTCTGGCCCGCAAACCCACTTGTTTGAAGACCGCATCATGAAAATTGGCCACGTAGAAATTGGCCGCGGCGTAAGCGTAGGCACGCGCAGCACCATCCTTTACGACGCCATCGTCGGCAACGGCGCCCGCCTTGGCCCGCTCACGCTGGTCGTCAAAGGAGAAACCATCCCCGAAGGCCAAGCATGGACCGGCAGCCCCGCCGTACCTTGGCACACGTGCCGTAGCTGA
- a CDS encoding (2Fe-2S)-binding protein has product MTIAQQALTVHINGQNVTLDVPEGLMMIDFLHEYLNLTGSRFGCGQGVCRACTVILDNTDGTSEEIRSCITGAHFFNGKKIRTIEGHGKKNDKGEVVAVSPIQQKFLEHYSFQCGYCTPGFVNAATVLIEKLQREPVAKEQVEETITHALDSHLCRCTGYVRYFEAVKDVILTTPGLIK; this is encoded by the coding sequence ATGACCATCGCCCAGCAAGCACTCACCGTCCATATCAATGGTCAGAACGTCACTCTTGACGTGCCGGAAGGCCTGATGATGATCGATTTTTTGCATGAATACCTCAACCTCACCGGCTCGCGCTTTGGTTGCGGCCAAGGCGTGTGCCGCGCCTGTACGGTGATTCTGGATAACACCGACGGCACCAGCGAAGAAATCCGCAGCTGCATTACGGGTGCACATTTTTTTAATGGTAAGAAAATTCGTACGATCGAAGGTCATGGCAAGAAAAATGACAAGGGCGAAGTGGTTGCAGTTTCGCCCATTCAGCAAAAATTCCTAGAGCATTACAGCTTTCAGTGCGGCTATTGCACACCAGGCTTTGTTAATGCTGCAACGGTACTGATTGAAAAACTCCAACGCGAACCCGTCGCCAAAGAGCAAGTAGAAGAAACCATCACCCATGCACTCGATAGCCATCTCTGCCGCTGCACCGGTTATGTACGCTATTTCGAAGCCGTTAAAGATGTCATTCTCACTACGCCTGGGCTGATCAAATGA
- a CDS encoding c-type cytochrome: MIKSTLLAVAGLAAVLLSGCSASDSVASKPAPADQIKRGQYLAQAADCMVCHTAKDGSGAPFAGGYPIHSPFGVIYGTNITPDKEHGIGAWSADDFFTAVTEGITPKHRLFPAMPYASYKSMTREDSDAIYAYLMTKKPVALANKENGLSFPFSFRPGLFFWQSAFLKDQLPDVSSGASAEWQRGRYVTNVLGHCAECHTPRTMAGNLDLSQSYQGNPKLDRIGAPDITPSGLAARGWTTTDLATFFAKGVAPQGSAYGEMYPVVHFSTQHMSGKDISAIATYLMGDTPPAPQPLKTISADAALLKAGQRTYIAVCAGCHGLEGQGKPNVSVAMKGNSTLRDINPQNLIVSTLDGIAEQKFPNNVTMQEMPGFARTLSDLEMSQLVNFLRATWGGQAADVSAEQIKAFRSEKH; encoded by the coding sequence GTGATAAAAAGTACTCTGCTCGCAGTAGCAGGTTTAGCCGCCGTATTATTGAGCGGCTGCTCAGCCAGCGACTCGGTCGCATCCAAACCTGCGCCGGCCGACCAGATCAAGCGTGGCCAATACCTTGCTCAGGCTGCGGACTGTATGGTTTGCCATACGGCCAAAGACGGCAGCGGGGCTCCCTTCGCGGGTGGCTACCCAATCCACAGCCCATTTGGCGTTATTTACGGTACCAATATCACCCCTGATAAAGAACACGGTATTGGTGCTTGGAGCGCCGACGATTTTTTCACTGCGGTCACCGAAGGAATTACACCGAAACATCGCCTCTTCCCAGCGATGCCCTATGCCTCATATAAATCGATGACTCGGGAAGACAGCGATGCCATTTATGCCTACCTAATGACGAAAAAACCGGTGGCTCTGGCCAATAAAGAAAACGGCCTGTCGTTTCCTTTTAGCTTCCGGCCAGGGCTATTCTTCTGGCAAAGCGCATTTCTTAAAGATCAACTGCCTGATGTTTCAAGCGGTGCCTCGGCCGAGTGGCAGCGAGGTCGTTATGTCACCAATGTCCTAGGCCACTGCGCCGAATGTCATACACCACGCACCATGGCAGGGAATCTTGATTTATCCCAAAGCTACCAAGGTAATCCCAAACTCGACCGCATCGGAGCACCCGACATTACGCCAAGCGGCCTCGCCGCACGTGGCTGGACGACAACAGACCTCGCGACCTTCTTTGCCAAAGGCGTTGCGCCCCAAGGCTCGGCTTATGGCGAAATGTATCCGGTAGTGCACTTCTCTACTCAGCATATGAGTGGTAAAGATATCTCTGCGATAGCCACGTATCTGATGGGTGACACTCCTCCTGCTCCACAACCGTTAAAAACAATTTCGGCGGATGCCGCGTTACTCAAAGCGGGACAACGCACTTATATTGCAGTCTGTGCAGGCTGCCATGGGCTTGAAGGCCAAGGCAAACCCAATGTTTCCGTCGCAATGAAAGGCAATTCAACGCTGCGCGATATCAATCCGCAAAACCTGATCGTCTCGACGCTAGACGGCATTGCTGAACAAAAATTCCCAAACAATGTAACGATGCAGGAAATGCCTGGCTTTGCCAGAACACTGTCTGACTTAGAAATGTCGCAACTGGTGAATTTCCTACGCGCGACTTGGGGTGGACAAGCAGCAGATGTAAGCGCAGAACAGATCAAGGCCTTCCGTAGCGAGAAACATTAA